Proteins encoded by one window of Acinonyx jubatus isolate Ajub_Pintada_27869175 chromosome X, VMU_Ajub_asm_v1.0, whole genome shotgun sequence:
- the FUNDC1 gene encoding FUN14 domain-containing protein 1: protein MATRNPPPQEYESDDESYEVLDLTDYARRHHWWNRVFGHSSGPMVEKYSVATQIVMGGVTGWCAGFLFQKVGKLAATAVGGGFLLLQIASHSGYVQIDWKRVEKDVNKAKRQIKKRANKAAPEINNIIEEATEFIKQNIVISSGFVGGFLLGLAS, encoded by the exons ATGGCGACCCGGAACCCCCCTCCCCAAG AGTATGAAAGCGATGACGAGTCTTACGAAGTGTTGGATTTAACTGACTATGCAAGAAGACACCATTGGTGGAATCGAGTGTTTGGCCACAGTTCCGGACCTATGGTTGAAAAGTACTCAGTGGCCACCCAGATTGTAATGGGTGGGGTGACTGGCTG GTGTGCGGGATTTTTGTTCCAGAAGGTCGGAAAGCTTGCAGCCACCGCTGTAGGCGgtggctttcttcttcttcag ATTGCCAGTCACAGTGGCTATGTGCAGATTGACTGGAAGAGAGTTGAAAAAGATGTAAACAAAGCGAAAAGACAGATTAAGAAACGAGCAAATAAGGCAGCACCTGAAATCAACAATATAATCGAAGAA GCAACAGAATTTATCAAACAGAACATTGTGATATCCAGCGGATTTGTGGGAGGCTTTTTGCTAGGCCTTGCATCCTAA